The genomic stretch GCTACTGGCGCTATTGGTGGTGTTGACCCTGTGGCGCGGCCGCCGGGTGCGTCGCGACATGGATACGTTAGAGCAAAGGATGCGCCGGGATGGCTAAGTTCTCTCCGCTGATGGCGGTTCCGATTGTGGTTTTTGCCAGCTTTGTGGGCCTCGCGGTCACCGGCATGTACCGGGAGGATCCGGACAGCCTGCCGTCGGCCCGCGAGGGCCAGCCCGCCCCGCCGGTGGTGCTGAGTGAATTTGTCGGTAAAGAACTGTTTGATGATGCGGATTTGCGCGATGGTGAGGTCAAGCTGGTCAACTATTGGGCCAGCTGGTGCGCGCCGTGTCGGGTGGAACACCCTAACCTTGAGGCCCTGTCGCAAGAGGGGCTGACGATCTACGGGGTGAACTACAAGGATCAACAGGACAATGCCGCGTCATTCCTGGAGGAGCTGGGCGATCCCTATACGGCCATTGGCCGCGACGAAAAGGGCCGCATGGCCTTGGACTGGGGCGTCTACGGCGTGCCGGAAACCTATGTGGTGGACGGAAACGGCAAGATCATCCTGCGCTTTGCCGGGCCGATAACGCAGCGGGTGATCAAAAACACCCTGCGCCCGGCCATTGAAAAGGCCCGCGGCCACTAAGCCTGTCTTACCCTCAAGATAATTGCTTGGGGAGCAGGGGATGCGGGCCCTGTTGCTCAGGCAGCGTCAGTCAAAGATCGAAAGGTCGAGATCAAGGCCGCAGCCCAGCCAAATGCTGTGGTCGCGGTGATCTTCCAGGTCGTTGCCGGTTTCAGGATGGGCAAAGACAATCAGATCCCCCCGGTTCAGCGCCAGCCATGGCAACAGTTCGGTGAACTGTGCAGGAGTGGCGGCCAGTTGGCAGGACCACATTGGATGCGGTCCCACAGGTTTTTCATGGATGCGGCCCATCTGCACGCCAAACTGTGCAGCAGCGATTTCGCACAGCGTTTTGGCCGCTTGCAGGCTGTCGGCGTCAAAATAGACATGGGTATGGTAGCCCTGGATGCTGGATATCTGTTTCATTCTGCCAACCTAAGTGCTGCTGATCTTGGTTGATAGCTCCAGCGCTCCACAGGTCCTGTGCGCCCCTGCTAAAGGCGATAGCCGCCGGATACAGTCAGGATTTCGCCGGTGATAGACGATGCCGCATCAGAGGCCAGAAAGGCCACCGCCTGGCCAATGTCATGGGCCGTGGCCAGCCGCCCCAGGGCGGTTTCATCGGTAAAGGCTTTGGTCAGCTCGGCATCGCGTGGGGCCTCGGGGACATTCACAGCGCCGGGAGCGACGGCATTGACGCGAATGCCCCTGGGCCCCAGCTCCTTGGCCATGGCGCGGGTCCAGAGGTTGAGCGCGGCTTTGCTGGCGCCATAGGTGACATGGCCCCTAGGGGGTAGGACGGCATTGATTGACGAGATGCTGACGATCGCCGCCCCCGGGGACAGATGCGGCAGGGCCGCACTCAGCAGCGCCTGGGGCGCCAGCAGGTTGAGATCAAGAATGGCCCGTTGTTTGGCGGCGTCAAATGTATCCAGTGGGCTGGCGTCAAGCGATCCGGCGTTGTTTACGATGACATCAATCCGGCCAAAGCGCGCCATGGTGGCCTCTACCACCTGTTCCGCGCTGCCATCCTGGGTGAGATCTGCCTGCAGAAACAATTGGTTGTCATTCGCAGTTGCATCCGGCGTGCGGTGGCACCAGGTCAGGGCGACATTGTTTTCAGGGTGAAACACCGCAGCAATGGCGCGCCCAATACCATGGGCACCGCCGGTGATCAGCACAGTTTTAACCAATCTGTGACCTCCTCAAAACCTCTGATCCTGACCAACGCTCTACCAGAGCGCCGGTCAGGATCAGAGCGCTTTCACTGTCTCAGGATTTGGCGAGATTGCGCAGAACGTAGTGCAGCACGCCGCCATTTTCGACATATTCGATCTCTGGCGCCGTATCTATGCGGCACTTCAGGGTGATGTCTTTGACCGTGCCATCAGCAAAGGTAATGGCACAGGGCACATCTTGCAGCGGCTGGATTGTGTCGAGACCAAAGATTGAAACCGTTTCCTCCCCGGTAAGGCCGAGGCTTTTGCGGCTGTCGCCATTGGTGAATTCAAAGGGGATCACCCCCATGCCCACCAGATTGGACCGGTGGATGCGCTCAAAGCTTTCAGCGATCACCGCCTTGACGCCCAAGAGCGCGGTGCCTTTGGCGGCCCAGTCCCGCGAGGAGCCGGCGCCATATTGTTCACCGCCAAAGATCACCAGCGGAGTGCCTGCCGCCTGATAGGCCATTGAGGCCTCATAGATCGAGGTCTGCTGCCCATCTGGTCCTTTTGTATAGCCGCCCTCAACCGGGCTGCCGTCTGCCTGGGCGAGCATTTCGTTCTTGATGCGGATATTGGCAAAGGTGCCGCGCATCATGATCTCGTGGTTGCCCCGGCGGGAGCCGTAGGAGTTGAATTCACGGGGCTGCACCTGGCGCTCCAAAAGATACTGGCCGGCAGGTGTGGTGGTTGCAAAGGCGCCCGCCGGAGAGATGTGGTCGGTGGTGACCATATCGCCAAGCACCGCCAGCACCTTGGCACCGGTGATATTGGTGATGCTGCCGGGGGTCGGCCCCATCCCCTGGAAATAGGGCGGGTTCTGGATATAGGTGGATTGGGCGGGCCAGTCATAGGTCTCGGCCGCGGTGGTCTGCACCGCTTGCCACTTCTCGTCGCCTTTGAAAACATCGGCATATTTCGACAAGAAAGCCTCGCGGGTTACGGTTTGTTCGACCAGATCCGCGATTTCCTTGGTCGAGGGCCAGATGTCCTTGAGGAAGACATCCTGGCCGTTTTGGTCCTGACCAATGGCATCACGGCTGAGGTCTATATCCATGGTGCCAGCCAGGGCATAGGCCACCACCAGCGGCGGCGAGGCGAGGTAATTGGCGCGCACATCGGGACTGATCCGGCCCTCAAAATTGCGGTTGCCCGACAGCACCGAGGTCGCGACCAGATCGCCAGCTGCAATTGCTTCGGACAGTTCTGTCTGGATCGGGCCAGAGTTGCCGATACAGGTGGTGCAGCCATAGCCCACCAGATTAAAACCAATCTTATC from Phaeobacter sp. G2 encodes the following:
- a CDS encoding SDR family oxidoreductase, giving the protein MVKTVLITGGAHGIGRAIAAVFHPENNVALTWCHRTPDATANDNQLFLQADLTQDGSAEQVVEATMARFGRIDVIVNNAGSLDASPLDTFDAAKQRAILDLNLLAPQALLSAALPHLSPGAAIVSISSINAVLPPRGHVTYGASKAALNLWTRAMAKELGPRGIRVNAVAPGAVNVPEAPRDAELTKAFTDETALGRLATAHDIGQAVAFLASDAASSITGEILTVSGGYRL
- a CDS encoding DsbE family thiol:disulfide interchange protein, with amino-acid sequence MAKFSPLMAVPIVVFASFVGLAVTGMYREDPDSLPSAREGQPAPPVVLSEFVGKELFDDADLRDGEVKLVNYWASWCAPCRVEHPNLEALSQEGLTIYGVNYKDQQDNAASFLEELGDPYTAIGRDEKGRMALDWGVYGVPETYVVDGNGKIILRFAGPITQRVIKNTLRPAIEKARGH
- a CDS encoding DOPA 4,5-dioxygenase family protein, which codes for MKQISSIQGYHTHVYFDADSLQAAKTLCEIAAAQFGVQMGRIHEKPVGPHPMWSCQLAATPAQFTELLPWLALNRGDLIVFAHPETGNDLEDHRDHSIWLGCGLDLDLSIFD
- the ccmD gene encoding heme exporter protein CcmD, giving the protein MLPDLGKYSETVLSAYAASLLLLALLVVLTLWRGRRVRRDMDTLEQRMRRDG